A segment of the Synechococcus sp. MEDNS5 genome:
GTTGGTTTCCCGCCCCGTTTGGCTTCACAACGAGAACACGCAGAGGCTCCTCACGGTGCTGCACGGACACGCGGATGATTTCTCGACTCGAAGTCTCAAGACGCAGAGACTCGAAAAACTCAGACGACACCGGAGCAGCAGAGCCGACCTTCACAAGCTCCAGGCCGTCTTTTTGATTGGCCATCAAGCGGTTCACCGCCTCTCCTAGCTTCGAGAAATCGATGGAAGCCTCCTCTCCAGGCAGTTGATGGAGGAAGCCGAGAAGATTCTCCTGACCGTTCTCATAAGCGCGGATCAACGCCTTCGTGAGCATCGACCCACTGGTATCGGCAGGAACCCCTTCGAGATTGACGATGTAGGCGGCAGCTTTGAGTGCCTGCTCCAAAAGGGGCTGGCCGGTGGAGCCTTCCAAAAACCCTCGAAGCTCAATCGGTAATGGACTCAGAAAAACTTTCTTAAGCAGAGCGAGCAGTCGACCCTCTGAAGCACGGTCGAGATCAACAAGATCCGGGCTGGATTGAATGACCTCCTCGACCGATCGACCATCGCCCAGATTGACGGTGAAGTCGACGCCCAGATAGGGCATCCGCAGGACAAGCCGCTCCAGTGCTGCCGCAGGTGATCCACTGAGGACAACAGCAGCACTGGCTGCAGCTGCAGCGAGGGAAGAACGAATCCAGCGCATCAGGCAGCGAGAGGAACAACCGACTCAGGTGGATGTTGCTCGAGAACCTTGGCCAGATAGCGACCCGTGTGACTGGTTGGATGCTGGGCCACCTCTTCAGGCGTTCCGCAAGCCACGATCTGTCCCCCTTTGTCACCCCCTTCCGGACCAAGATCGATTAGCCAATCGGAACAGCGAATCACATCAAGATTGTGCTCAATGCAGATGATGGAATTGCCCTTATCCACCAAACGCTGCATCACATCCATCAGCTTGTGCACGTCATAGAAGCTGAGGCCCGTGGTGGGCTCATCAATCAGATAAAGCGTCTTGCCCGTGGCCCGTTTTGATAGCTCGGTCGCCAACTTCACCCGCTGAGCTTCACCCCCAGACAAAGTGGGTGCAGGCTGACCCAACTTCACGTAACCGAGACCGACATCCACAAGCGTGCGCAGGCGATCCGCCGCTTGTGGGATGGCGGAAAACACATCCGCCGCCTGCTCCACAGTCATCTGCAGAACGTCAGCAATCGTGAAGCCTTTGTAGGTGACTTGAAGGGTCTCGCGGTTGAAGCGAGCTCCCTTGCAAACATCGCACTGCACATACACATCCGGGAGGAAATTCATTTCAATCACATTCACCCCCTGACCTCGGCAGGCCTCACAGCGCCCTCCCTTCACGTTGAAGCTGAATTGACCGACCTGGTAACCGCGAGCCTTGGCCTCGACCGTGGCGGCAAACACCTGACGGATCGGATCGAAGGCTCCGGTGTAGGTGGCCGGATTGGAGCGGGGGGTGCGGCCGATCGGTGACTGATCGATCACGATCACCTTGTCGATCGATTTGATGCCTCGGAGTTCACCGAGACCATGCTCCAGGGCGGGATGCAGCAGTTCGTTCACCAAAGTGCTTTTGCCACTGCCGCTGACCCCAGTGACCGACACCAGGCGGCCCAGGGGAAATTCAACACTAAGATCGGTGAGATTATTGCGAGCACAGTTGAGAAGCTTGAGGCTGCGCGTCCCGACCGAACGCCGCTCTGATGGCGTGGGAATGCTGCGACGGCCGCTGAGATAAGCACCGGTTAGCGAGTCCTCAGCGGCCAGGAGATCCTCGAGAGAGCCCTCGGCCACGATGTGACCACCGTGCACACCGGCACCAGGCCCGATATCCACCAGGTGATCGGCGGCGCGAATGGTGTCTTCGTCGTGCTCCACCACCACTAGGGTGTTTCCAAGATCACGAAGGCGCTCGAGGGTGGCCAGCAATCGATCATTGTCACGCTGGTGAAGACCGATGCTCGGTTCATCAAGCACGTAGAGAACACCGGTGAGTCCGGCACCGATCTGGGTGGCGAGACGGATGCGCTGAGCTTCTCCACCTGAGAGGGTCATCGCTGGCCTATCGAGACTGAGATAATCCAGGCCCACGTCGAGCAGAAAACGCAGACGCATGCGGATCTCGCGCAGCACCAGGTCACCGATCTGAATCTGGCGATCCGTGAGCAACGGTTCACTTGCTTCGAAGGCCCCCACGCCCATCAGCCGCTCAATGCGCTCCAGGGTCTGACCAACGCTGACGGCAGTGAGTTCCGTGATCCGAAACGGACCGACCCGCACGGACAAAGCTTCAGGTCGCAACCGTTGACCGGCACAGCTGGCGCAAGGCACCAGCTCCAGATATTTCTCCAGCTTCTGACGCATGGCCTCACCGCTGGCATCACGAAGCTGACGTTCCAAAATCGGCAGGATTCCTTCGAAAGGCCGCTCATATCCAGCCTTGCCCTTGCGGTAGCGGCTATCCGCCTGAATGAGAATCGGATCCCGACTTCCATTGAGCAAGACGTCCTGCTGCTCGTCGGTGAGATCCTTCCAAGGCGTTTTAATTTCAAACCCGAAGGCCTCTCCCACGGAATAGAGCAGGGAGAAGTAATAGGAATTGTCTTTTTCCGCCCAGGGTGCAACGGCCGCATACACCGGCAACGCTGGATCAGGGATCACACGCTCTGCTGTGAACTTGCGCAGATGTCCAATGCCATGACAAGCCTCACAGGCTCCGTAAGGGCTGTTGAAAGAAAACAGTCGTGGCGACAGTTCTTCCATCACGGCCCCATGCTCAGGACACGCGAAGTTTTCGGAATAAAGACGCTCCCGCTCCACACCCTCGGGAAGCTCCTCGTCCTTCTTGGGAACCACCTCAACGATGGCCAGACCATCACCCCGTTTCAGAGCCGTCCTTAAGGAATCCGTGAGTCGCTCCTGAATGCCGTCGCGGGCCACCAGACGATCCACCACCACCTCAATGCTGTGCTGGTGGTTCTTGTCGAGCTCAATGTTGTCGGCAAGCTCCCGCACTTCTCCATCGATGCGCAAGCGAGCGAATCCTTCAGCCGCAAGGCCACTGATCAGCTTGCTGTGGGTGCCCTTCTTGCCTCGCACCAGCGGCGTCAGCAACTGATAGCGGGTGCCTTCCGGAAGCGTGAGGATCTGATCGACCATTTCATCGATGGTCTGGGGCCGGATCGCCCGATCACATTGCGGACAGTGAGGTTCACCAGCCCGGCCAAAGAGAAGTCTGAGGTAGTCCTGGATTTCTGTGACCGTTCCCACGGTGGAACGAGGATTGTGGCTCGTGGATTTCTGATCAATCGAGATTGCCGGTGAAAGGCCCTCGATGGCATCCACATCCGGTTTGTCAACCTGACCCAAAAACTGACGCGCATAGGCCGAGAGACTCTCGACGTAGCGGCGCTGACCCTCAGCAAAAATCGTGTCGAAAGCGAGAGAGCTCTTCCCGCTGCCACTCACACCGGTGAACACCACCATCTTGTTGCGGGGGATGGTGACATCGACATTCTTGAGGTTGTGCTGACGGGCACCACGCACCCGAATCACATCCTCAAGGGTTCCACCACTGAGGTTGACGGGCCTGGAACCCGACGGGGCCTTCGATTTGGGAGCAGGACGCCCCATAGGGAGGAACCTCGGCAGCATCGGATTCTACGGAGATCGAATCGGATTCAGGCCACACTTTGATCCAGAAGGCTGGCCGCATAAGCCTGAGCCTCTTCACGGTCGCCGCCAGCCAGTTCCGCCAGTTCCCTCTGGCGCTCCTGAGTGTCCCGCAGGTGGGACACTCGCGAGCGGGTGATTCCTTCAGAGACGTCCTTGCTGACGCGGAAGTGATGATCGGCAACCGCAGCCACAAGCGGTTGATGGGTCACACAGAACACCTGACGATGGCGTGAAAGGGTGCGCAGAAGATCGGCCATGGCACCACTGACCCTGCCGCTCACACCAGTGTCGATCTCATCGAAGAGGAGGGTGCTGGATCCATCGACCATGGCCAGCGATGTTTTGAGAGCCAGCAGAAAACGCGACATCTCACCCCCAGAAGCCACCTCAGCCAGTGGTGCCATCGGTTGACCAGGGTTAGCTGAAAACAGAAAACAAACAGCGTCGGAACCGAATTCCCCAGGGTCGACAGGCTCGATCTTCACTTCAAAACGCACATTGGCCAGCCCCATCGGACGCAAGTAGGCCATGAGATCGGCCTGGAGCTGTTGGGCCGCAGCCTGACGTGAACGCGTCAAAGAAGCATTGCTGTGATCGCGTTGCGCACGAGCTGCCTGCTCCTGCTCCTGCAAACGGCGTAGGAGCCCATCCGAACCTCCACCCTCCTGGCGTTCACGCAACGCGTCACGCTGCTGAATCAGACCCGCCAGATCCTGACCGTGGCGACGTTCAAGTCGCTTGAGCAGCGACAACCGATCCTGGAGGACCGCCAGACG
Coding sequences within it:
- the uvrA gene encoding excinuclease ABC subunit UvrA — its product is MGRPAPKSKAPSGSRPVNLSGGTLEDVIRVRGARQHNLKNVDVTIPRNKMVVFTGVSGSGKSSLAFDTIFAEGQRRYVESLSAYARQFLGQVDKPDVDAIEGLSPAISIDQKSTSHNPRSTVGTVTEIQDYLRLLFGRAGEPHCPQCDRAIRPQTIDEMVDQILTLPEGTRYQLLTPLVRGKKGTHSKLISGLAAEGFARLRIDGEVRELADNIELDKNHQHSIEVVVDRLVARDGIQERLTDSLRTALKRGDGLAIVEVVPKKDEELPEGVERERLYSENFACPEHGAVMEELSPRLFSFNSPYGACEACHGIGHLRKFTAERVIPDPALPVYAAVAPWAEKDNSYYFSLLYSVGEAFGFEIKTPWKDLTDEQQDVLLNGSRDPILIQADSRYRKGKAGYERPFEGILPILERQLRDASGEAMRQKLEKYLELVPCASCAGQRLRPEALSVRVGPFRITELTAVSVGQTLERIERLMGVGAFEASEPLLTDRQIQIGDLVLREIRMRLRFLLDVGLDYLSLDRPAMTLSGGEAQRIRLATQIGAGLTGVLYVLDEPSIGLHQRDNDRLLATLERLRDLGNTLVVVEHDEDTIRAADHLVDIGPGAGVHGGHIVAEGSLEDLLAAEDSLTGAYLSGRRSIPTPSERRSVGTRSLKLLNCARNNLTDLSVEFPLGRLVSVTGVSGSGKSTLVNELLHPALEHGLGELRGIKSIDKVIVIDQSPIGRTPRSNPATYTGAFDPIRQVFAATVEAKARGYQVGQFSFNVKGGRCEACRGQGVNVIEMNFLPDVYVQCDVCKGARFNRETLQVTYKGFTIADVLQMTVEQAADVFSAIPQAADRLRTLVDVGLGYVKLGQPAPTLSGGEAQRVKLATELSKRATGKTLYLIDEPTTGLSFYDVHKLMDVMQRLVDKGNSIICIEHNLDVIRCSDWLIDLGPEGGDKGGQIVACGTPEEVAQHPTSHTGRYLAKVLEQHPPESVVPLAA